TATCTTGTTAATTAATTTTTCCTTTTCAAAAATACCATCCAAGCCATCATATTTTTCATCAACGAATACAATTTCAACGTCCCTCAAATTCTCCTGGACTATTTCTCCCATTCTTACAATTTCTTTGTTAACCTGTCCTATTGCAATTGAAGGGGTTTCAATAATTCTAGGATCCAAATATTTTGAAGCCGTCAAATCTACAGCGTCCTCTCCAGGAACAAGCCTTTCTGCTGCTTTAACTAAAAAATTTGCAAATGGTAATTGTATAATTACGTTAATTAAATTAAAAAAAGTATGCGCATTTGCTATTTGTCTTTGGATATCTCCCGGAGATATTCTCATTACTAAGGCCTGTATGGGTATTCTTAATATAGTCATGAATATAATTGTACCTACTAAGTTGAATAAAAAATGAATAACTGCAGCTCTTTTTGCAGTTCTATTTGCTCCAACACTTGATATTAATGCTGTTGTAGTAGTACCTATATTGTCACCAAATAAAATCGGAAAAGCTATGTTGATATTTATAAGCCCTTGTCCAGCCAAAGCTTGTAATAATCCAATTGAGGCACTACTACTTTGAACTATGGTAGTCATTCCTAAACCTAATAACATACCTAAAACAGGGTTGTTTAGATTCGTCATAATCTCTGAAAATTCTGGTAAATTAGCTAGAGGCTTTAAGCCACCACCCATCATATCCATACCAATAAATAATATACCAAAACCAATAAATATTTCTGCTATATCCTTTAATTTTTGTTTTTTTGCTACCAACCAAATGGCGACCCCAATACCTACCGCTAAAGGTGCATACTCTACAACATCAAATGCAATTAACTGTGCAGTTACTGTTGTACCAATATTTGCTCCCATTATAACGCCTACTGCCTGACCTAATGTCATTAAACCTGCATTAACAAATCCAATGACCATTACTGTGGTCGCACTACTACTTTGAATTACAAATGTTACTAACGTTCCAACTAAAACTCCCATTAGCCTATTGTTTGTAAGTACTTCAATTAGCTTTTTTAATCTTTCACCTGCTGCCTTTTGTAAGCCAGAACCCATAAGATTCATTCCATATAGAAATAAACCTAATCCTCCCAACACTGGCAATGCAATATTCATAACTAACCTCCTCAAAGAATACAAATAGTATTTAGTATTTAGTCCTAGGATATAATATCATAATTATAGATATTTTTACATCAATTTAACATAGATTTTACAAAGTATTAAAATTACTTAAGATTTGGGAATCCAAGTTGTCTTAAAGCCTCAAAGATTATAATGTTGGCAGAATTTGCCAAGTTCAAAGATCTGCCTATATCTTTCATCGGAATCCTTATAGCTGTTTCCTTATGTTTTTTTATTAATTCTTCTGGTAATCCTTTAGTTTCTTTACCAAATACAAAATATGAGTTGTTCTTATATTGAAACTCATCATAACTTCTATTTGTTTTAGTAGTTGCAAAATAAAATGTTCCTTCAGGATTCTTCTCCAAAACTTCATCAAAGCTATCATAAATATGAATATCAACTAAGTCCCAATAATCAAGACCCGCTCTTTTCATATGTTTATCATCTATGGAAAACCCTAATGGTCTAACAAGATGTAATGAAACTTGCGTCAAAGCACATGTTCTGGCTATTGCTCCTGTGTTGTGTGGTATTTCTGGTTCAACTAATACAATATTTAATCCCATAATTATTTCATCTCCATTAAATAATAAACTTTTCTATGACAGCTGCTACACCATCTTCATCGTTTGTGCTAGTTATGTAATCTGCATGGCTTTTCACTATATCTTCTGCATTGCCCATTGCTACACCTAATCCTGCATATTTTATCATAGACAAATCATTCTCATTATCACCAATTGCAATTACTTCTTCCTTATGAATGTTCAGTTGATTACAAAGAAATTCTAGACCAATACCCTTAGACGTATCTTTATCCATGACTTCTAGATTGTTACTCCAGGACTTAGTTATACTTATTTCAGGTAAACCATTTAGTTCTTCTTGTAGTTTATTAAGGTTATTTATATCGTCGTCTATAAAAAGAAACTTATAAGCATTTAAATCTTTTTGTTTATATATATCATTCTCGTTTTCCAATATCTTATATTCAATATTTGAATCTCTAGTTGCATAATAATCGATAACTTCCTTGATATAAACACTTGAATATAGTGTCTTACTATCATAAAAATGATTATAGATACTATATTTCTTACCCAATTTCATTATCTTCTCCACTTTATTCATTTGTAATGGTTTACTATAAATAATATTTCCTGACTTATCTGCTATTATTGCACCATTGCATGCTATTATATGGTTTTCTAATTGTAGTTTATTAGCATAATTTTGTGCTGAACTAAGCAATCTTCCAGTTGACAACACAATGTTTACACCTCTATCCTTCGCTTTGTTTATAGCCTTTATAGTTCTACTTGATAAATCCTTTTTACTATTTAACAGAGTACCATCCATATCTATTGCTATAAGCTTATATATCATTTAAACACCTCCAAATAATTAATATATCATATTAGAATATTATTACCAAATACTAATACAAAAAATAATAGGGCCAACTTTATAGCTGCCCCTCTAAATATACAACCCCTTCTGAAACTATATCTACTTTACCATCTAGATACAATTCTGTTATCTTACCATTTTCTAAGGTAATAGATACTTCAAGTTCTCCTCCAGGTTGTTTGACTTTTTCTTCAATGCTTATATTTTTATTTAAAGCTAGTGCAACACCCAATGCTGAGGTACCAGAAGCACAACTTCTTTCCCAATACTTGCTATCTGTAGCTCTTACATAAACCAATGGTTTTAGGAATCTATCTTCATAATTATAGAACATTAAACCAAAAGCATCATAATCCTCTTTCTCCATCTTATCTTTGATTACTTCAAAAAACTTTTCTTTTTCATTTACTTCATTTTCATCAACTATAAAATGTGTAATTCCCGGAAAATCAATTCTGTTTAAATCAATCAACGTTCCTTCAAAGGAAATATTTGTTTTTGATATTCTATGGGGCAATGGCATTTTGACCTTGGAATAAAAAACACTTTCTTCATCAGTTTCTCTCACCTGACAACTTAATAACTCATCGTATCCTGATACTTCTAAAATTACATTATAGATATCATCATTTTTAGTTATGCTATCTACCTTTAGATGTACCATAAGTGCTGCAAGTGATCTAGTTGCATTTCCACAAAATTCTCCGCCCATCATTTGTAGTCTTAGTGTATTCAACGATTTTCCTTTCATAGTCCTAGGATTTTCTACAAATCCAACCTGCTCTCCATGTATGCAGTTATAATCCATAAGTTTATTTGCCATTATCATGTGTTGAGAAGAATCAACTTGATCCATTACAAATATTGTCATATTCTCTACCGGGTTTACTTTTACATAATTCAGCTTCATATTATACCTCCGTTAAACTTAGGTTATTTATGTCATCAATTTCAATTAGCCCTAACTTTTTAAATTTCGATAGCTTCTTCAATCACAGGAACTTAATTTTTCACTTTTGAACTTTACTTAAAGATTTCAGGATGGATTGCTTTAGCTACTAATTCAAGGGCTTGAATTATTCTAGGTCCAGGCCTGGATACTACATTTGGATCAAGCAAATGAACTTCCTCATTAATAATCGCATCAATATTTTCATATCCGGGTCTTGCTGATATTGATTCTACTGTTTTTTCAGGTAAATCTACAGATGTTAAATAAACTTCTGGATTTAATTTTATTAATTGCTCTAGATCAAATTGTGGATATTCTACCTCAGTATCCTTAGCTATGTTATCTCCACCAACTAAAGTCATTAGTTCATCCATAAATGAACCAGGTCCTGCAGCCATCAATGGTTCATGCCAAATTTCATAGAATACCTTCCTAGGTTTTACTCCTTCAATTTTACTTAATACTTCATTCATATGGTCATTCATTTCTTCAATAAGAGTCTCAGCTTCATCAACCTTACCAGTTAATCGTCCTATTTTCTCTATTGTTCCTATAACAGCTTCTATTGATTCAGGTTCAAATGCCACATAGTTTATCCCTGCTTCATCTAATCTAAAGTTTTCTTCTTCATTACCCTCACCATAGATAACTACTAAATCTGGTTCAAGTTCTATTATTCTTTCTATATTATTACCATTAAAATCTCCAACCTTTTCTATCTCAAGTACTTCAGCTGGATAATCATCAAATATAGACACTCCGACTATCCTTTCACCAAGACCTAGAGCATATAATATTTCCGTATTACTTGGTGTTAGTGAAATAATTCTCTCTGGTGCCTTTTGTAAGGTAACTTCTCTCCCAAAATCATCAACTATGCTAAATACTTGTGTTCCTTCATCTTCACTAGACATTTCACCCTGTACTGGTGTATCTTCTTCTACTGTATTATTACCCTGTGTACATCCAACTATGAATACCCCTAAGGCCATAATTGCTATGACTAATGCTAATCTTCTATACTTTAACATTTATCCTATTCCTCCTACTATACTGACTCATAGATCATTGCCCTAAATCAATTACCTCTATGTTCTCATCAAAGGATTCTATAGAAACTGGTTCATCTACAGATGCGTCTACAGGTTCCGCTGGCACATTTTTAGGTAATTCAGGACCAACTTTATAGATATAATCCCTTTCTCTATAATAATCAAAGGTTATTTGATATCTGTCAACCACCTTACCGTCTTTTATAATAGATTTGAAGGTTCTTACTTTGTAGCCAGTTCTACCTTCTTGAATCATTGTTCTACTACCAGGTTCTGCATTTGGGTCAAGTTTCTCCTGAACCTCATAAGGTATGGTTTCAATTAATTCAGGCTCTATTTTTATCGTATAATCCTTAGCTGTAGTATCTCCGTAGATATAAAAATATATATTATTACCAATTATCTTGGAATAGGTATATATTGGATAATCAAAATCATTTCTGAACTTCAAGTCCAAATATCCCCTTGCAACAGCTCCATCAGTTCCTCTTGGCACATATGAAGCAGCAATCGAATGAGGATGTCTTTCTACTATAGTTAAATCCGATAATAAGAGTGCATTATATAAAGTTGTCGATGTTTGACAAACTCCTCCACCCATTCCTGGCGTCAACTCACCATTTAATATAACTGGAGCTTCCATAAAACCAGTATCTGAATTTATTGGTCCCACTGTTTCGTTATAGGATATTTCATCTCCTGGAAGAATCAATAAATTGCTTAATCTTTTTGCAGATAACTTTATATTTTGAACTCTACCATAGGCGCTACCTTTAAAAGATGTAGAGAATTCTCCTATTACACCATTTATTCTACTTAATAATTCCTTAGTAATCTTTGGTTCTGTAACTTCAATAGGTAAATTAATGTCTTCCAATTCATATACATTATCAACTAATAAATTTATAAGTTCACTTTTATCTAACTTAAAACCTGTCTTTTCTTCAGTGACAATAAAATCGCCATTATTAAAATCAAATGTTGCATCTGTACTATCTTGATTTATGTCTTTCTCAATTTTATCAACTAACTCTAAAACTAAATCCCTGTTATATTCTGGTTCAAGATATAACAGCTTTTTATTTTTCTGTAATTCTTTAATTGTTTTATATCTACTGATTAAGTTACCATCTCGACCAATTGAATAAGCTTCTTCAATTGCACCTTCATAATCGTATGAATGACCCAATGTCTTTAATTCAATATTATAGTTTATATCATTATAAAAAAGGTTGAATGCCTTTCCAACATCATCAGTATCCTTTTGCTCCTTAATAAATTCTAGAGCCTGTTCTTTAGTCATTCCACCAATATCATATCCGTCTATAGTAATTCCGTTATAAATCGTGCCTGTATTAATTTCTGTACTGTATATATAATAAATTGCTCCTAGTAATCCTCCTAAAACTATGACTATTGATGATAGTATTATGATGATCTTCTTCATTACTTCCCTCCTTTTTTATAGTAATAACAATACTCTGTCAAAGGACATTCCTCACAAAGAGGTCTTCTTGCTTTGCAGATTCTTCTTCCATGAAAAATCAATAGATGATGAGCTTTTGACCACATTTCTTTATCAATTATACCCATTAAGTCCTTCTCAGTATCATCAACATTATCACTATTAGCCAGTCCAATTCTATTGGATACTCGAAAAACATGAGTATCAACAGCAATGGCTGGTGTGTTAAATGCATTACTAACTACTACATTAGCAGTTTTTCTTCCTACACCCGGAAGAGTCATCAATTCATCTCTGTCTTCTGGTACTTTGCTATTGTATTTTTCTACTAGTAATCTACATGTAGCTATTATGTTCCTACTTTTATTATTATAAAATCCAATAGTTTTTATTTTTTCACCTAGTTGTTCTGCACTTAGTTTCAAATAATCTTCTGGAGTTTTAAATTCTTTAAATAATTCTGTTGTTACCTTATTTACTTGTACGTCTGTAGTTTGAGCAGACATTATAGTAGCTATCAATAATTCAAAAGGATTAGTGAAGTTTAGTTCAGCTTTTGCATCAGGAAATATGTCAAGTAATATATCTATTACCTCTTTAGCTTCCTTCTTCTTTAGTTTTTTTCCCATTTTATCACCTACAATATTTCTATATTATAATCCACAATCTCCACTCGACTGTCTCCATCTATAAATCTCATAACATTTGAAATCACCTGGTTTGCATGTTGAGTATCATTAGTCACACAGGCAAAGCCTATAACAGATGACTTCCAACTATCATTTAAATCTACCTCAGCAATAGATATGTTGAATCTAGATTGCAATTTACCAATTATGCTTTTAATTATATGCCTCTTTTCCTTAAGTGAATTCGATTCAAATATATTTAATTTCAAAGAACAAGCTCCTATAATCAAAGTTCTCACCTCATAATATATTTAAGACTACAGTAACTATTTTAGACTATTTTAGATAAAATTAATAGTTACAAATAGAAAACAGTAAGTACTTTTTTGTAAAATATCACAAAATGTTTCCCAAAAAATGGAACAAAGTATATGTGTAGTACTTTGTTCCATCATTATTTAATATTTATTGATTATCTTTAAGATAATAGTGTATTTGGTGTTGGATTAGCCTTTCTACAGACTTTATACCATAAACCTAGTAACTTTGAGAACTACTTGTTACAGTAGTGCTTTCAGATTGAGTACCGCTATATGCAGTCACAGTAGATACTATCCTATATTCATAACCACTGGAAACATGATATGAACCGTTGAAATTCAATATCCTATAATTGCTACTTTCATTCCATGTTTTTATGGTTGTCCACCTTCCACCTTTATATTGCTGTACTTTAATTGTTGCTAAAACACTTGTTACATTGCTGTTTCCGGTTACATAAGTTTCTACTGTCGCTTTTCCACTTGAATTGATAAATAGCTTTGCTTCTGCCATAGCTATATAAGTAAACATTGGAGATATTAGAACTTCA
The DNA window shown above is from Tissierella sp. Yu-01 and carries:
- a CDS encoding Na/Pi cotransporter family protein; amino-acid sequence: MNIALPVLGGLGLFLYGMNLMGSGLQKAAGERLKKLIEVLTNNRLMGVLVGTLVTFVIQSSSATTVMVIGFVNAGLMTLGQAVGVIMGANIGTTVTAQLIAFDVVEYAPLAVGIGVAIWLVAKKQKLKDIAEIFIGFGILFIGMDMMGGGLKPLANLPEFSEIMTNLNNPVLGMLLGLGMTTIVQSSSASIGLLQALAGQGLININIAFPILFGDNIGTTTTALISSVGANRTAKRAAVIHFLFNLVGTIIFMTILRIPIQALVMRISPGDIQRQIANAHTFFNLINVIIQLPFANFLVKAAERLVPGEDAVDLTASKYLDPRIIETPSIAIGQVNKEIVRMGEIVQENLRDVEIVFVDEKYDGLDGIFEKEKLINKIESEITEYLVLLTRASLTDEQHGHINNLFNTINDIERVGDHIENIAELAQLKLKNNLEFSGDAATELREMFRKSEQAFGYAMKAFKDNDINSAKLVSVLEKEVDELEEENRANHIWRLNKSVCLTSAGIVYLDAISNLERVTDHSWNIAEHVIQEINNN
- the trmL gene encoding tRNA (uridine(34)/cytosine(34)/5-carboxymethylaminomethyluridine(34)-2'-O)-methyltransferase TrmL; amino-acid sequence: MGLNIVLVEPEIPHNTGAIARTCALTQVSLHLVRPLGFSIDDKHMKRAGLDYWDLVDIHIYDSFDEVLEKNPEGTFYFATTKTNRSYDEFQYKNNSYFVFGKETKGLPEELIKKHKETAIRIPMKDIGRSLNLANSANIIIFEALRQLGFPNLK
- a CDS encoding Cof-type HAD-IIB family hydrolase — its product is MIYKLIAIDMDGTLLNSKKDLSSRTIKAINKAKDRGVNIVLSTGRLLSSAQNYANKLQLENHIIACNGAIIADKSGNIIYSKPLQMNKVEKIMKLGKKYSIYNHFYDSKTLYSSVYIKEVIDYYATRDSNIEYKILENENDIYKQKDLNAYKFLFIDDDINNLNKLQEELNGLPEISITKSWSNNLEVMDKDTSKGIGLEFLCNQLNIHKEEVIAIGDNENDLSMIKYAGLGVAMGNAEDIVKSHADYITSTNDEDGVAAVIEKFII
- a CDS encoding diaminopimelate epimerase; the encoded protein is MKLNYVKVNPVENMTIFVMDQVDSSQHMIMANKLMDYNCIHGEQVGFVENPRTMKGKSLNTLRLQMMGGEFCGNATRSLAALMVHLKVDSITKNDDIYNVILEVSGYDELLSCQVRETDEESVFYSKVKMPLPHRISKTNISFEGTLIDLNRIDFPGITHFIVDENEVNEKEKFFEVIKDKMEKEDYDAFGLMFYNYEDRFLKPLVYVRATDSKYWERSCASGTSALGVALALNKNISIEEKVKQPGGELEVSITLENGKITELYLDGKVDIVSEGVVYLEGQL
- a CDS encoding cobalamin-binding protein codes for the protein MLKYRRLALVIAIMALGVFIVGCTQGNNTVEEDTPVQGEMSSEDEGTQVFSIVDDFGREVTLQKAPERIISLTPSNTEILYALGLGERIVGVSIFDDYPAEVLEIEKVGDFNGNNIERIIELEPDLVVIYGEGNEEENFRLDEAGINYVAFEPESIEAVIGTIEKIGRLTGKVDEAETLIEEMNDHMNEVLSKIEGVKPRKVFYEIWHEPLMAAGPGSFMDELMTLVGGDNIAKDTEVEYPQFDLEQLIKLNPEVYLTSVDLPEKTVESISARPGYENIDAIINEEVHLLDPNVVSRPGPRIIQALELVAKAIHPEIFK
- a CDS encoding VanW family protein produces the protein MKKIIIILSSIVIVLGGLLGAIYYIYSTEINTGTIYNGITIDGYDIGGMTKEQALEFIKEQKDTDDVGKAFNLFYNDINYNIELKTLGHSYDYEGAIEEAYSIGRDGNLISRYKTIKELQKNKKLLYLEPEYNRDLVLELVDKIEKDINQDSTDATFDFNNGDFIVTEEKTGFKLDKSELINLLVDNVYELEDINLPIEVTEPKITKELLSRINGVIGEFSTSFKGSAYGRVQNIKLSAKRLSNLLILPGDEISYNETVGPINSDTGFMEAPVILNGELTPGMGGGVCQTSTTLYNALLLSDLTIVERHPHSIAASYVPRGTDGAVARGYLDLKFRNDFDYPIYTYSKIIGNNIYFYIYGDTTAKDYTIKIEPELIETIPYEVQEKLDPNAEPGSRTMIQEGRTGYKVRTFKSIIKDGKVVDRYQITFDYYRERDYIYKVGPELPKNVPAEPVDASVDEPVSIESFDENIEVIDLGQ
- the nth gene encoding endonuclease III; the encoded protein is MGKKLKKKEAKEVIDILLDIFPDAKAELNFTNPFELLIATIMSAQTTDVQVNKVTTELFKEFKTPEDYLKLSAEQLGEKIKTIGFYNNKSRNIIATCRLLVEKYNSKVPEDRDELMTLPGVGRKTANVVVSNAFNTPAIAVDTHVFRVSNRIGLANSDNVDDTEKDLMGIIDKEMWSKAHHLLIFHGRRICKARRPLCEECPLTEYCYYYKKGGK
- a CDS encoding DUF503 domain-containing protein; translation: MRTLIIGACSLKLNIFESNSLKEKRHIIKSIIGKLQSRFNISIAEVDLNDSWKSSVIGFACVTNDTQHANQVISNVMRFIDGDSRVEIVDYNIEIL